A region of the Pseudoroseomonas cervicalis genome:
GGAGCTCATCTCGATCAGCAGCGCGCCCGGCGACAGCGCATCGCCCATCGCCTCGATCGCCTGGCCGACATGCTTCGAGGTCGGCAGGATGGTGATGACGGCATCCGCGCCCCGCGCCGCGGTGGCGGCATCGGCAGCGGCCTCGCCACCCACCTCGGTGGCGAAGCGCGCGGAGCGCTCGGCGGCGACATCGCAGACCACGACATCGAAGCCGGCGCCGACCAGCCGCGCCGCCATCGGCCAGCCCATATTGCCGATGCCGATGAAGGCGATGCGGCGCAGCGCGCCGCCCGGAGAGGCGGCGCTCACTTCTTCGCCGGCTCGCCGGTCAGCGCGCCTTCCTTCACCAGCACCTCATGCGCCGCCTTGAAGGCGTCGAGCCCGGCCGGGATGCCGCAATAGACCGTGGCGTGCAGCAGGATCTCCTTGATCTCCTCGACGGTGACGCCGTTGGTCAGCGCGCCTTTCACATGCAGCTTGATCTCCGGCGTCTTGCCCAGCGCTGTCAGCATGGCGAGGTTCAGCATGGAGCGCGTCTTGCGGTCGAGCCCGGGGCGCGTCCAGGCATAGCCCCAGCACCATTCGGTGGTGATGTTCTGGAAGGCCATCATGAAATCATCGGCCTTGGCGATGCTGCCATCCACATAGTCGGGACCCAGCACGGCGCGGCGGACCTCGAGCCCGCGTTGGAACAGCGTGTCGTCGGACATTTCTGGCGTCTCCCTCAACGTCATGATGCTAGAGTTTTGTAAGATTGTCTGTCAATACGCCGCACGCCGATGCCCGTTTCGCTGGACGCCACGGACCGGCCCGTCTAATTGTGCGACGCGGCGGCCGCGGGATGGCGCCTACAGGGAATGCGAGACAGAGATGCCGGACGATTCGCTGCGGATCACCCCCCAGCCGGTGCGTCGCCAGGTCGAGGAAAGGCTGCGCGACGCCATCATCACCAGCCGCTTCGCGCCCGGCGAACACCTGTCCGACCGCATGCTGTGCGACCTGTTCGGCGTCAGCCGCGGCGTGATCCGCGAAGCAGTGCGGCTGCTGGAAGCCGAGGGGCTGATCGTCGTGGTGCCCAATCGCGGCCCCTTCGTCGCCTATCTCTCCGCCGCCGAGGCCACCCAGGTCTATGAAGTGCGCGCGGTGCTCGAGGCCCTGGCCGGCCAGGGCTTCGCCGAGCGCGCCTCGGTCGAGGAGATCGCCGAGCTGCGCGCGGTGTTCGAGGAGCTGGCGGCAACGAAGCCCGGCGCCGACCGCATGGTGCTGCTCGGCCTGAAGCGCCGCTTCTACGACGTCATGCTGCGCGGCTGCCGCAACGCCTATGTGGCGCGCATGCTGGACCAGCTGCTGAACCGCAATTCCCAGCTGCGCGCCACGACGCTGTCCGACCCCTCGCGCCTGCCCAACACCGTCGCCGAGATCCGCCGCATCGTCGAGGCGATCGAACGCCGCGACCGCGAGGGCGCCTGGCATGCCTGCCGCGAGCATGTGCTGCAGGCGGCGCAGGTGGCGCTGCGCATCCTGAACGAGCGCGCCAGCGGCGCCCCGGCCCCGGCGGAGGCGCCGCCCGGCTGAGACGGCGCCGCCCCCTCTCACCGCACCGCGGAGAAGGCTGTCGGCTGCAGGATCAGATTGCTGATGCTGGCGACGATCGGGCCGTTGCGCTCCGTCTCGGCCCGCCGCGCGATCCATTCCGGATCGGCCTGGAAGGCGTTCCATTTCTGCTCGCGCTCGGCGAGCGAATCCCATTCCAGCAGATAGTAGAGATCCTGGTTGGAATCGCCGATGGCGACGGTCCAGAACCCCGCCTGGCGGATGCCGTGCTTCTGCCAGATGCCCAGCGTGATCGTCTCGAAGCGCTTCAGCAGATCCGGCAGCCGGCCGGAGACGCAGTGATAGATGCGCAACTCATGGATCATG
Encoded here:
- a CDS encoding carboxymuconolactone decarboxylase family protein — encoded protein: MSDDTLFQRGLEVRRAVLGPDYVDGSIAKADDFMMAFQNITTEWCWGYAWTRPGLDRKTRSMLNLAMLTALGKTPEIKLHVKGALTNGVTVEEIKEILLHATVYCGIPAGLDAFKAAHEVLVKEGALTGEPAKK
- a CDS encoding NIPSNAP family protein; protein product: MIHELRIYHCVSGRLPDLLKRFETITLGIWQKHGIRQAGFWTVAIGDSNQDLYYLLEWDSLAEREQKWNAFQADPEWIARRAETERNGPIVASISNLILQPTAFSAVR
- a CDS encoding GntR family transcriptional regulator, whose translation is MPDDSLRITPQPVRRQVEERLRDAIITSRFAPGEHLSDRMLCDLFGVSRGVIREAVRLLEAEGLIVVVPNRGPFVAYLSAAEATQVYEVRAVLEALAGQGFAERASVEEIAELRAVFEELAATKPGADRMVLLGLKRRFYDVMLRGCRNAYVARMLDQLLNRNSQLRATTLSDPSRLPNTVAEIRRIVEAIERRDREGAWHACREHVLQAAQVALRILNERASGAPAPAEAPPG